In Acidimicrobiales bacterium, the sequence GCGGTGTGGCGCGAACGAACGCCGGTCCCGGAGTGACGATCTCGTTCGTGGTCGCGGGGATCGCAGCTGGTTGCGCCGCCCTGGCGTACGCCGAGTTCGGTGGGCTGATCCCCAAGGCGGGCTCGGCCTACTCCTACGGCTCGTCTGTGCTCGGTGAGGTCGTTGGGTGGTTCATCGGGTGGGACCTGCTGCTCGAGTACACCGCCATCACCGCCGTGGTCGCCATCGGCATCTCCGGCTACCTGAACAG encodes:
- a CDS encoding amino acid permease, with translation MGLSTSRPDAAPGGLPRPTRTRGVLHTGATGIFRRKPIPLHEPAEEQQLKRSLGLWSLTAIGLGAIIGAGMFTLAGGVARTNAGPGVTISFVVAGIAAGCAALAYAEFGGLIPKAGSAYSYGSSVLGEVVGWFIGWDLLLEYTAITAVVAIGISGYLN